Below is a window of Candidatus Dormiibacterota bacterium DNA.
GGCCATCCCGGTCCAAATCGAGCTTATTAAGTTGCTGCTGCAAAAGGAGTTTGCCTACATTGCAGAGCAAGCCATCTACTTCGACGTATCCAAGCTTAGCGATTATGGCAAACTTTCAGGGCAAAAGCTGGGCGAAAAAGAAATAGGTGCCCGTAGTGAGGTAGTGGTAGATAGCCAGAAGCGCAACCCGCAAGATTTTGCACTCTGGTTCTTTACCGTTGGCCACCACGCCGGGCACACCATGAACTGGCCAAGCCCCTGGGGTAATGGATTCCCTGGCTGGCACCTGGAGTGCTCCGCCATAATCCATCAGCATCTCGGTGAAACTATCGATATCCATACTGGAGGAGTCGACCATATCGGCACCCATCATACTAATGAGATAGCTCAATCAGAAGCAGCTTTTGCAAAGCCACTTGCAAACTTTTGGCTGCATAATGAGTTTCTCCAGATCGAGGGTAAGAAAATAGCTAAATCAGGTGGCAAGTTTAATACTCTTTCCGACTTAAAGGCAAAAGGCTTTAGCCCAATGGCATACCGCCTGCTCCTCCTGCAAGCACATTATCGCTCGCAACAGAACTTTACAGTTGAGGCTCTGGAAGCGGCCCAAAGCTTTCTGTGTAAATTGGAAGCCTGGGCAGACTTACGGTTCGAGCAGATAGAGCCAGTTAATGACGATAACCTCGATCGGCGCCTGGATGAAGTAAAAGAAAATATTACAGATGCCCTAGGCGACGACCTTAATACCCCTAAAGTGCTAGCCACTATTAGTAAACTTGTAAGCTATATGGACGGAAGCGGCATCGTGCCTAGTAAACATCAGGGATTTACGGAACTGCTTGCCCACATAGACGCCTGCTTGGGTCTTGGGCTGTCGCACCGTGAAGATATTACCGAAGCTCAATCGAAATTAATGCACAAACGAGAAGAAGCGAGGCTAGCAGGGGAATACGGTGAATCTGATAAAATCCGCAATCAGCTGGCTAAAGACGGGTTAGTAATCAACGACACCCCTTATGGGCCGCGCTGGCACCGCGAGTAAAATCAGCCCCGCTTGCTGCGAGGGTAGTAGTACTTGTGGTAATGATCGAACAGTATGCGAATTCCAGCCGCTATCGGAATAGCCACAAAGGCTCCCAGCAGACCGGCTAATGATGCGCCAATTAAGGCCGCTGCCAGAACGGTATAAGCCGAGATCTCCAGCGCTCGGCCGAATATCAAAGGCTGGATTAAGTTATTTTCCAGCTGCTGGTAGACTATCAGGTAGATTGTCATGAATATGGCGGCAGGAGTCGAAACGAACAGACAGACCGCCACTACAATAATCGAGCCGATTGTGGCGCCGACCAGTGGTATGAGGTTTAGTATACCCATTACGATACTCAGCGGTAGCGCGTAGGGGATTTGCAGGATCAAAAGCGGCACCAGAGTGGCTACGAATATCAGCAGGCTTCTTAAAAGGTTCCCGAAGGTGTAATTACGCACAGTATGGTACAGCCGGCGCATTAGTTCACGGTCTCGCTTTTGCTCGGGTGGTGGCCGGGTAGAGATAAGGGTGTTAAACCACATCGGGCCTTCTTTAAGAGTAAAGAAAGTCAGGGTTAATATCACGATCAGCGCGATTAGGTTGCTAAACAGGCTCTGGGCGACACCCACAAAAGAACCAGTTGCTTTGGATATTTGAGTAAAGAGCTGCTCCTGTTCGCTTTTGATTCTGTCTACTAGGTTGTATCTGTTTACAAACTGGCCAACAGAACTGCTAGAATCGCGCATATCATCGATGAGCACCGGTAGCTCCTGAACCAT
It encodes the following:
- a CDS encoding cysteine--tRNA ligase, which translates into the protein AIPVQIELIKLLLQKEFAYIAEQAIYFDVSKLSDYGKLSGQKLGEKEIGARSEVVVDSQKRNPQDFALWFFTVGHHAGHTMNWPSPWGNGFPGWHLECSAIIHQHLGETIDIHTGGVDHIGTHHTNEIAQSEAAFAKPLANFWLHNEFLQIEGKKIAKSGGKFNTLSDLKAKGFSPMAYRLLLLQAHYRSQQNFTVEALEAAQSFLCKLEAWADLRFEQIEPVNDDNLDRRLDEVKENITDALGDDLNTPKVLATISKLVSYMDGSGIVPSKHQGFTELLAHIDACLGLGLSHREDITEAQSKLMHKREEARLAGEYGESDKIRNQLAKDGLVINDTPYGPRWHRE
- a CDS encoding AI-2E family transporter produces the protein MNINDVSNRTVIRILAIAVGFFIVLWLLLQVQRELIWVATASFLALTLNPAVVWLQQYMPKKNRLAAIGSVFILMGLVVAAISSILIPPLLTQSQKMVQELPVLIDDMRDSSSSVGQFVNRYNLVDRIKSEQEQLFTQISKATGSFVGVAQSLFSNLIALIVILTLTFFTLKEGPMWFNTLISTRPPPEQKRDRELMRRLYHTVRNYTFGNLLRSLLIFVATLVPLLILQIPYALPLSIVMGILNLIPLVGATIGSIIVVAVCLFVSTPAAIFMTIYLIVYQQLENNLIQPLIFGRALEISAYTVLAAALIGASLAGLLGAFVAIPIAAGIRILFDHYHKYYYPRSKRG